The Acidimicrobiales bacterium region CCCGACCGGCAGCCCGCCCCCGATCACCTTCCCGAAGCACCAGAGATCGGGGACCACGCCGCTCGTCTCGGTCGCGCCGCCACTCGCCAGCCGAAAGCCGGTGATGACCTCGTCGAAGACCAGGAGCGCCCCGGCCGCGTCGCACGCCTCCCGCAGGCCCTCGAGGAAGCCGGGGACCGGGGGAACCAAGCCCATGTTGGCGGCGACGGGCTCGACGATGACACAGGCCACGTCCGATCCGAGCGCCGGCACCTGGTTGTAGGGCACGACGACGGTGTCGGCGACCGCCGCCGGCGGCACCCCGGCGGAGTCGGGCAGTCCGAGGGTCGCCACACCGCTGCCTCCGCCGGCCAGCAGGCTGTCGCTGTGACCGTGATAGCAGCCGGCGAACTTGACCACCCGTGCCCGCCCGGTGGCGCCGCGCGCCACCCGCACCGCGCTCATGGCCGCCTCGGTCCCGCTCGAGGTGAGCCGGATCAGCTCGCAGCCGGGCACCCGGTCGCGGATGACCTCGGCCATGCGCACCTCGCCCTCGGTCGGCGCGCCGTACGACGTGCCCCGAGTCGCGGCCCGCTGGACGGCGTCGACGATGGCGGGATGTGCATGGCCCAGGATGGACGCGCCGTACGACTGGACGTAGTCGACGTAACGGCGGCCTTCGACGTCCCAGACGTAGGCGCCTTCGGCGCGGTCGACGAAGTAGGGCACCCCTCCGACGGCCTTGAAGGCGCGCACGGGCGAGTCGACCCCGCCCGGCAGCACCCGGCATGCCCGCCGGTAGAGCTCGGCGTTCGTCGAGACCTGCGCCCTCGCCTCGAGCACGCCCGCCTCAGCCTCCGAGCGTCTCGGCCAGCTCGGGCGCGAAGTAGGTGAGGATCATGTCGGCCCCGGCCCGCTTGATGGCGCCCACGTGCTCGAGGGCCACGGCGGCGCCGTCGAGCCAGCCCCGCTCGCTCGCTGCCTTGACCATGGCGAACTCACCACTCACGTGGTAGGCAGCCAGGGGGACGTCGAACCTGGCCCGCACGGCGGCGATCACGTCGAGGTAGGCCAAGGCGGGCTTGACCATGACCATGTCGGCGCCCTCGGCCACGTCGAGGGCCACCTCCTCCAGCGCCTCGCGCCGGTTGGCGGGGTCCTGCTGATAGCCCAGCCGGTCCCCGCCGCCGGCGATGGTCACGTCAACTGCGTCACGGAAGGGCCCGTACAGTGCCGACGCGTACTTGGCCGCGTAGGCGAGGATGGCGACCTCCGCCCGGCCGCTCTCGTCGAGCGCGGCGCGGATGGCGCCCACCTGGCCATCCATCATCCCGCTCGGTGCGACCACGTCGGCGCCGGCACCCGCCTGGGCCAGCGCCACCCGCCCATAGAGCTCGAGCGTGGCGTCGTTGTCGACGGTCCCAGCCGGGGTCAGCACGCCGCAGTGGCCGTGGTCGGTGTACTCGTCGAGGCACAGGTCGGCGACCAGCACCATGGCGTCGCCCAGCTCGTGACGAAGCTCCCGCAGCGCCACCTGGGTGATGCCGTCGGGGTTCCACGCCTCGGAGCCGATCGGGTCCTTGGCCGCCGGGAGGCCGAACAGCACGACGGCAGGCACCCCGAGGGAGCTCAGACGGCGGGCCTCCTTCACGAGCGAGGCGGTGGTGTGCTGGACGACGCCGGGCAGCGAGACCACCGGCTGGGGCTGGTCGATGCCCTCGCGGACGAACAGCGGCGCCACCAGGTCGTCGACCGATACCCGGGTCTCGGCGACCATGCGCCGCAGCGTCGGCAGGCGCCGGAGCCGGCGGAGCCGGTGGGCGGGAAAGCTCACGTCCTCAGCCTACGGCCGCAGGCCCGACCGGGCCTCCACGAGCGCGTCGACCAACCCCTCGATGGTGTGGGTGCCGGCGACCACGTCCACGTGAAGGCCGAGGGACCGCGCCGTGTCGGCGGTGACGGGGCCGATGCAGGCCACGATCGACGGCACGTCGCTCCGATCGACCACCTCGAGGAATCCCGTCACCGTCGACGACGAGGTGAAGGTCACGGCCTGGGCAGTGCGGACCGCAGCCAAAGCGTCCGCGGAAGGCGGGAGCCGCTCGGTGCGGTAGGCCTCCACCACGTCGACCTGCCAGCCCCTGGCCCCCAGTCCCTTGGGGAGCACCTCGCGAGCCTCGGCCGCCCGGGGTAGGAGCACGCGCCCGCCTTCTGGCGAATCGACACGAGCGGGGTCGGGGAAGACATCGAGGAGCCCTTCGGCCACGAAGCGCTCGGGCACGAGGTCGGCGACGAGGCGCCACCGGCCGAGGGCATCGGCCGTACCGGGGCCGATGGCAGCGAGGCGCGCCGGCCCGAAGGCGCGGGCGTCGCGCACCAGGGCCATCAGGGAGTCGACGGCATTGGCCGAGGTGAAGACCACCCACTCGTAGCGGTCGAGCCGCTCGGCGGCGGCTCGCAGCGCTGCGCCCCCGTCGGTGGGCTTGGTCACCGAGATGACCGGAAGCTCGACGGTCCCGGCGCCCACCGACCTCAGGCGATCCACGAGGGCTGAGGCCTGCGACCGCGCCCGCGTCACGACCACGGTCCACCCGAACAACGGCCGGCGCTCGAACCAGGCCAGGTCCAGCTGGGCCACGGGCCCGATCACCATGGTGACTGGAGGCTCCAGCTCGGCCGCGGGCAGACCTCCGAGCGTGGTGCGCACGCTGCGCTGGCCCGGTCGCGTGCCCCAGCTGACCGCCGCCACCGGCGTGGTCGGCGAGCGGCCACCGGCGATGAGGCGCCGGGCGATCTCGTCTCGGTGGGCGGCGCCCATCAGGACCACGATCGTCCCGCCGACCTTGGCCAGGGCGTCCCAGTCGACGTCGGCGTCGAGGGCCTGGCGGCTGTGGCCCGTCACCACCGTGAAGGAGGTCGAGAGCCCGCGGTGGGTCACGGGGACACCCGCGTAGGCGGGAACCGCCACGGCCGCAGAGACACCGGGCACGACCTCGAAGTCGACGCCAGCAGCGGCGAGGGCCTCCGCCTCCTCTCCGCCCCGGCCGAACACGAACGGATCGCCCCCCTTGAGCCGCACCACACAACGGCCGGCCCGGGCATACTCGATGAGCAGGTCGTTGATCTCCTCCTGGCGGACGGGATCACCGGGGCGCTTGCCGACGTCGATCCGTTCCGCCCCGGCGGGGGCGAGGTCGAGGAGCGACCGCTCGGCCAACCGGTCGTGGACGACCAGGTCGGCACGGCCCAGCGCCTCGGCGCCTCTCACGGTGATCAGGCCGGGGTCGCCGGGCCCGGCACCCACCAGGTAGACGGTCACGGCGCCCCCGTCCCGGCGAGGTCGTCGAGGACCGCCTGCCCGCCGCAGTCGTCGAGCAGATGGCGGGCGAGGCTGCGGCCCAGCGCCTGCGGTTCGGGTCCGGACGCGGACTGGCGGAGCATCACTCTGCCGTCGAGGCTCGACACCATGCCCGCCAGCTCGAGCCCGTCGCCGTCCAGCAGCCGGGCGTGGGCAGCGACGGGCAGATCGCAGCTGCCACCGAGCTCGGCGAGGAAGGCGCGCTCGGCCTCCACGGCCCGTCTCGACGGGGCGTGGTCGATGGCGGCCAGTGCGGCCAGCGTGACCTCGTCGTCCCGCCGGCACTCGACGGCCAGGGCGCCCTGCGAGACCTGGGGCAGCATCAGGGCCGGATCGAGTGCCTCGCCCACCGAGTCGGCGAGCCCCAGCCGGCGCAGAGCAGCCAGCGCCACCAGGACGGCGTCGTAACGAGGAGCCTTCGCCAGGCGGGTCGCGATGTTCCCTCGTAGGCCGGCAAAGGTGAGGTCTGGCCGGGCCCAGGCCAGCTGGGCCCGGCGTCGCACCGAGCCGGTCGCCACCACGGCCCCGGTGGAAAGCGCGTCGAGCGTCGACCCCACGAGCGCGTCACGGGGGTCGTCGCGCTCGGGCACCGCCGCCAACGCGAGACCGGCGGTCGGAGCCGAGGGAAGGTCCTTGGCCGAGTGGACAGCGACGTCGGCCCGGCCGTCGAGCACGGCCGCCTGCACCTCCTTGACGAAGACGCCCTGCCCACCGATCTCCCAGATCGGCACCTCGCCCCGCCGATCGCCCGTGGTGTCGACGACGACGGGCTCGATCTCCCGCCCGAGCAGCTCGCCGACGTGGTTCGTCTGCCAGCGGGCGAGCTCGCTGGCCCGGGTCGCGGCCCGCAGCGCCGGACGGGCACTGCTCACGACCCCGCCCTACAGATCGAAGAGGACGCGCAGGGCGTCGCCGAGGCGCTCCGCCCGGGGCGAGCCGGCCGAGTCCTTGAGCTGCACGGTCGGTTCGTGCAGGAGCTTGCCGAGGATCCCCTTGGTCAGCGCTTCGACGGCCTCGCGCTCTCGAGGATCGAGATCGTCCAGGCGAGAGCGGAAGCGCTGCATCTCCCCGAGCCTGACGTCCTCGGCCCGCGCCCTGAGGGCCGCCACCAACGGCGCCACGCCGCGTGCCGCGGTGGTGTCGAGGTGGCGGTCGACCTCCTCGTCGACTATGGCCCGCACGCGCGCGACCTCACGGCGTCGACCGGCCATGCCGGCCTCGGCGAACGACCGCAGGTCGTCCATGTCCAGCAGGGTGACGCCGTCGAGCTCGGCCACACCCGGGTCCACGTCTCGGGGCACGGCAACGTCCATCACCAGCAGCGGCCGGCCCTGGCGGCGGCTCATCACCGGGGCCAGATCGGACGCCTCGAGGAGGATCGACGGCGACCCCGTGGAGGTGAGCACGACGTCCACACTGGCCAGCGCCTCGCTCAGCGCCCCGAGCTCGACGGTCTCCCCGCCGACCCGTTCGGCCAGCTCGAGGGCGCGGTGTGGGGTGCGGTTGGCGACCATCACCCGGCGGGCGCCCGCCGACGCAGCGAGCGCTGCGGCCATCCCCTCGCCCACGTCGCCCGCCCCGACCATGAGCACGTCGTAGCGGTCGAGCGAACCGCCCAGTCGCTCCTGTACCAGGGCGACGGCAGCCTGCGACAGGGACGTGATCCCCCGGGCGATGGCCGTCTCGGACCGGGCCCGCTTCCCGATCTCCACGGCGTGACGGAAGAGATGGGAGAGCGTCGGTCCCGCGGCCGACTCCTCCCAGGCCCGCTCCCAGGCGTTCCGGACCTGGCTCAGCACCTCCCCCTCGCCCAGCACGGCGGAGTCGATGCCGGCGGCCACCTCGAACAGATGCGCCGCCGCGCCCTCCTCGAAGTAGCTGTACAGGTCGTCGGCGAAGTCCTCCGGGGGGCACGAGCTGAGCCCGGCCAGGAAGCCGCGTATGTCGCTCACGCCGCCGTGGAACCGCTCGACGACGGCGTAGACCTCGGTGCGCAGGCACGTGGAGAGGACGACGACCTCGGACAGGTGGGAACGGTCCTTGAGGTCTCGGAGGGCCTTGGGGAGCTGGGCGTCGCTCACCGTCATGCGCTCGAGGATGTCGAGCGCCACGGTGCGCTGGTTGAGCCCTACGACGACGACAGACACGCCTGAAGCAGCTCCCTCGCTCGGTCGACCTGGCCGCTCCTGATGAGGTCGAGCATGTCCGAGTCGAGCGCCTTTTGCCAGTCGAGTCCCTCGCTCGACCGGCCGGCCGCCTTGAGCCGCTCCCGCTCGGTGGCCAGGAGCTCCCCCAGCACCCCGTACTCCGGCCCCAGCTGCTCGCCCAACCGGGTCCCGAGCCACGCCGACAGGGCCGGGCTGCGCCCGCCGGTGG contains the following coding sequences:
- a CDS encoding glutamate-1-semialdehyde 2,1-aminomutase, which gives rise to MLEARAQVSTNAELYRRACRVLPGGVDSPVRAFKAVGGVPYFVDRAEGAYVWDVEGRRYVDYVQSYGASILGHAHPAIVDAVQRAATRGTSYGAPTEGEVRMAEVIRDRVPGCELIRLTSSGTEAAMSAVRVARGATGRARVVKFAGCYHGHSDSLLAGGGSGVATLGLPDSAGVPPAAVADTVVVPYNQVPALGSDVACVIVEPVAANMGLVPPVPGFLEGLREACDAAGALLVFDEVITGFRLASGGATETSGVVPDLWCFGKVIGGGLPVGAFGGGRSIMEMLAPLGPVYQAGTLAGNPLATAAGLAALELLTPAAYEALSEKVGRFAADLARALAEAGVAAQVPVVGPLMGVFFGAEPVTDYEGAQASAAGGQYARFFHSMLA
- the hemB gene encoding porphobilinogen synthase → MSFPAHRLRRLRRLPTLRRMVAETRVSVDDLVAPLFVREGIDQPQPVVSLPGVVQHTTASLVKEARRLSSLGVPAVVLFGLPAAKDPIGSEAWNPDGITQVALRELRHELGDAMVLVADLCLDEYTDHGHCGVLTPAGTVDNDATLELYGRVALAQAGAGADVVAPSGMMDGQVGAIRAALDESGRAEVAILAYAAKYASALYGPFRDAVDVTIAGGGDRLGYQQDPANRREALEEVALDVAEGADMVMVKPALAYLDVIAAVRARFDVPLAAYHVSGEFAMVKAASERGWLDGAAVALEHVGAIKRAGADMILTYFAPELAETLGG
- the cobA gene encoding uroporphyrinogen-III C-methyltransferase — its product is MTVYLVGAGPGDPGLITVRGAEALGRADLVVHDRLAERSLLDLAPAGAERIDVGKRPGDPVRQEEINDLLIEYARAGRCVVRLKGGDPFVFGRGGEEAEALAAAGVDFEVVPGVSAAVAVPAYAGVPVTHRGLSTSFTVVTGHSRQALDADVDWDALAKVGGTIVVLMGAAHRDEIARRLIAGGRSPTTPVAAVSWGTRPGQRSVRTTLGGLPAAELEPPVTMVIGPVAQLDLAWFERRPLFGWTVVVTRARSQASALVDRLRSVGAGTVELPVISVTKPTDGGAALRAAAERLDRYEWVVFTSANAVDSLMALVRDARAFGPARLAAIGPGTADALGRWRLVADLVPERFVAEGLLDVFPDPARVDSPEGGRVLLPRAAEAREVLPKGLGARGWQVDVVEAYRTERLPPSADALAAVRTAQAVTFTSSSTVTGFLEVVDRSDVPSIVACIGPVTADTARSLGLHVDVVAGTHTIEGLVDALVEARSGLRP
- the hemC gene encoding hydroxymethylbilane synthase; this translates as MSSARPALRAATRASELARWQTNHVGELLGREIEPVVVDTTGDRRGEVPIWEIGGQGVFVKEVQAAVLDGRADVAVHSAKDLPSAPTAGLALAAVPERDDPRDALVGSTLDALSTGAVVATGSVRRRAQLAWARPDLTFAGLRGNIATRLAKAPRYDAVLVALAALRRLGLADSVGEALDPALMLPQVSQGALAVECRRDDEVTLAALAAIDHAPSRRAVEAERAFLAELGGSCDLPVAAHARLLDGDGLELAGMVSSLDGRVMLRQSASGPEPQALGRSLARHLLDDCGGQAVLDDLAGTGAP
- the hemA gene encoding glutamyl-tRNA reductase; translated protein: MSVVVVGLNQRTVALDILERMTVSDAQLPKALRDLKDRSHLSEVVVLSTCLRTEVYAVVERFHGGVSDIRGFLAGLSSCPPEDFADDLYSYFEEGAAAHLFEVAAGIDSAVLGEGEVLSQVRNAWERAWEESAAGPTLSHLFRHAVEIGKRARSETAIARGITSLSQAAVALVQERLGGSLDRYDVLMVGAGDVGEGMAAALAASAGARRVMVANRTPHRALELAERVGGETVELGALSEALASVDVVLTSTGSPSILLEASDLAPVMSRRQGRPLLVMDVAVPRDVDPGVAELDGVTLLDMDDLRSFAEAGMAGRRREVARVRAIVDEEVDRHLDTTAARGVAPLVAALRARAEDVRLGEMQRFRSRLDDLDPREREAVEALTKGILGKLLHEPTVQLKDSAGSPRAERLGDALRVLFDL